In Neoarius graeffei isolate fNeoGra1 chromosome 15, fNeoGra1.pri, whole genome shotgun sequence, a single genomic region encodes these proteins:
- the ushbp1 gene encoding harmonin-binding protein USHBP1 isoform X2 has protein sequence MTEKKDSLACADSELAQCEAEVGTLLQIISELNVKMGALKLSRDRKGYETQNQACKPVSDLSSSPPAPQSSPVVHAGTTSAESVTKQHSGEYEGCSEELWTKLQEVLSTLESSAGRGRKLVTPQIHDDEKTQAEHITAAHDTWVQTTQVLEEMERELGISYLSALPTTERQKYQKEDLSLGKINRELSSSLQKRQEEQMKMEAAILEMEEDKKRLREKLDELKNKWLITASCSPPRSPSLSFIRTPSPHWASPTIPASPLFSRRMPISPPGSPSRPSRSSSGSSVLETEREHLQRSLERLKARNERLTAALERRKSESEQVSIALSRHEADCSALHMALTYCEECEEAYSELLSLYEARKRQSAALAEASVPEQTGNLNPANEESSCDTPVTTQNSLSPEEFEDKIRAIQQRIARLKQDRAAVCIPQETRTGEGKLSPDTGTLAGARRLSFLALNNPKEEKTALLYELVSVREEMSELRGLIRLKEKERRSLVAQRCQGSAGTAMVHSLRVELEDRRAEQQQNGRSPCMRVTRFAADINPSNPIMDIIQS, from the exons ATGACAGAG AAGAAAGACAGCCTGGCGTGTGCTGACTCAGAGCTGGCACAGTGCGAGGCCGAGGTGGGCACTTTGCTCCAAATCATATCTGAGCTTAATGTGAAGATGGGTGCCTTGAAATTAtcacg GGATCGAAAGGGCTATGAGACACAGAACCAAGCCTGTAAGCCGGTTTCAGACCTGAGCTCCAGTCCACCAGCACCACAGAGCAGCCCAGTGGTTCACGCTGGAACAACATCTGCAGAGTCAGTCACCAAGCAACACTCAGGGGAATATGAAG GGTGCAGTGAAGAGCTATGGACAAAGCTCCAGGAGGTTTTGTCCACTCTGGAGTCATCAGCCGGCAGAGGGAGAAAGCTGGTCACCCCCCAGATTCATGATGATGAAAAAACCCAGGCGGAGCATATTACTGCAGCGCATGATACTTGGGTTCAGACCACACAA GTATTAGAAGAAATGGAAAGGGAACTCGGAATCTCTTATCTATCTGCATTACCCACTACAGAGCGTCAAAAGTATCAAAAAGAGGATCTGTCATTGGGTAAAATCAACCGCGAATTGAGCAGCAGCCTGCAGAAACGTCAAGAAGAACAGATGAAAATGGAAGCAGCCATTTTGGAGATGGAGGAGGACAAGAAAAGACTTCGAGAGAAG TTGGATGAGCTGAAAAACAAATGGCTGATTACAGCTAGTTGTTCCCCTCCCAGAAGTCCATCCTTGTCCTTTATTAGGACGCCAAGCCCCCATTGGGCATCTCCTACGATCCCTGCGTCTCCTCTTTTCTCACGTAGAATGCCCATCTCACCTCCTGGCTCTCCGTCCAGGCCATCGAGATCCAGTTCTGGCAGCTCAGTTCTGGAAACCGAGAGGGAGCATCTCCAGAG GTCCTTGGAGAGACTGAAAGCAAGAAATGAACGTCTGACAGCAGCTCTAGAGAGACGGAAGAGCGAGTCAGAGCAGGTCAGCATAGCTCTGAGCCGCCATGAGGCTGACTGCTCAGCTCTGCACATGGCCCTCACATACTG TGAAGAATGTGAAGAGGCATACTCTGAACTTTTGTCCCTGTATGAAGCCAGGAAACGACAGAGTGCTGCGTTAGCAG AGGCATCTGTCCCAGAACAAACTGGCAATCTGAATCCTGCTAATGAGGAGTCATCCTGTGACACACCAGTGACCACCCAGAACAG tTTGTCTCCAGAGGAGTTTGAAGATAAGATTAGAGCCATTCAGCAGAGGATTGCCCGTCTGAAGCAGGACAGGGCAGCAGTGTGTATTCCACAGGAGACCAGGACAGGAGAAGGGAAGCTCAGCCCTGATACAGGCACGCTGGCTGGAGCGAGGAGGCTAAGCTTTCTGGCCTTGAACAACCCCAAAGAAGAGAAAACAGCACTGCTGTATGAATTAGTCAGTGTCAGG GAGGAGATGTCTGAGCTGCGGGGACTCATCAGGCTGAAGGAGAAGGAACGTCGTTCTCTGGTGGCCCAGAGGTGTCAGGGCTCAGCTGGGACTGCTATGGTACACAGCCTTCGAGTGGAACTGGAGGACAGGAGAGCAGAACAACAG CAGAACGGAAGAAGCCCTTGTATGAGGGTTACAAGATTTGCAGCTGATATCAATCCAAGCAATCCAATCATGGACATCATTCAAAGCTAA
- the ushbp1 gene encoding colorectal mutant cancer protein isoform X1 — MTEKKDSLACADSELAQCEAEVGTLLQIISELNVKMGALKLSRDRKGYETQNQACKPVSDLSSSPPAPQSSPVVHAGTTSAESVTKQHSGEYEGCSEELWTKLQEVLSTLESSAGRGRKLVTPQIHDDEKTQAEHITAAHDTWVQTTQVLEEMERELGISYLSALPTTERQKYQKEDLSLGKINRELSSSLQKRQEEQMKMEAAILEMEEDKKRLREKLDELKNKWLITASCSPPRSPSLSFIRTPSPHWASPTIPASPLFSRRMPISPPGSPSRPSRSSSGSSVLETEREHLQRSLERLKARNERLTAALERRKSESEQVSIALSRHEADCSALHMALTYCEECEEAYSELLSLYEARKRQSAALAEASVPEQTGNLNPANEESSCDTPVTTQNSLSPEEFEDKIRAIQQRIARLKQDRAAVCIPQETRTGEGKLSPDTGTLAGARRLSFLALNNPKEEKTALLYELVSVREEMSELRGLIRLKEKERRSLVAQRCQGSAGTAMVHSLRVELEDRRAEQQRIEEHRTKLESGAGIPGPWYHATMRELQAVRQREQALKRRVTSLRELLDTAMQNWTTHRRENKEEVVRLLLCHNKAMSAYRSARKKHHEQLWRIERQMTAMQEHHESRLAELKTTLEALEWKKEETVL, encoded by the exons ATGACAGAG AAGAAAGACAGCCTGGCGTGTGCTGACTCAGAGCTGGCACAGTGCGAGGCCGAGGTGGGCACTTTGCTCCAAATCATATCTGAGCTTAATGTGAAGATGGGTGCCTTGAAATTAtcacg GGATCGAAAGGGCTATGAGACACAGAACCAAGCCTGTAAGCCGGTTTCAGACCTGAGCTCCAGTCCACCAGCACCACAGAGCAGCCCAGTGGTTCACGCTGGAACAACATCTGCAGAGTCAGTCACCAAGCAACACTCAGGGGAATATGAAG GGTGCAGTGAAGAGCTATGGACAAAGCTCCAGGAGGTTTTGTCCACTCTGGAGTCATCAGCCGGCAGAGGGAGAAAGCTGGTCACCCCCCAGATTCATGATGATGAAAAAACCCAGGCGGAGCATATTACTGCAGCGCATGATACTTGGGTTCAGACCACACAA GTATTAGAAGAAATGGAAAGGGAACTCGGAATCTCTTATCTATCTGCATTACCCACTACAGAGCGTCAAAAGTATCAAAAAGAGGATCTGTCATTGGGTAAAATCAACCGCGAATTGAGCAGCAGCCTGCAGAAACGTCAAGAAGAACAGATGAAAATGGAAGCAGCCATTTTGGAGATGGAGGAGGACAAGAAAAGACTTCGAGAGAAG TTGGATGAGCTGAAAAACAAATGGCTGATTACAGCTAGTTGTTCCCCTCCCAGAAGTCCATCCTTGTCCTTTATTAGGACGCCAAGCCCCCATTGGGCATCTCCTACGATCCCTGCGTCTCCTCTTTTCTCACGTAGAATGCCCATCTCACCTCCTGGCTCTCCGTCCAGGCCATCGAGATCCAGTTCTGGCAGCTCAGTTCTGGAAACCGAGAGGGAGCATCTCCAGAG GTCCTTGGAGAGACTGAAAGCAAGAAATGAACGTCTGACAGCAGCTCTAGAGAGACGGAAGAGCGAGTCAGAGCAGGTCAGCATAGCTCTGAGCCGCCATGAGGCTGACTGCTCAGCTCTGCACATGGCCCTCACATACTG TGAAGAATGTGAAGAGGCATACTCTGAACTTTTGTCCCTGTATGAAGCCAGGAAACGACAGAGTGCTGCGTTAGCAG AGGCATCTGTCCCAGAACAAACTGGCAATCTGAATCCTGCTAATGAGGAGTCATCCTGTGACACACCAGTGACCACCCAGAACAG tTTGTCTCCAGAGGAGTTTGAAGATAAGATTAGAGCCATTCAGCAGAGGATTGCCCGTCTGAAGCAGGACAGGGCAGCAGTGTGTATTCCACAGGAGACCAGGACAGGAGAAGGGAAGCTCAGCCCTGATACAGGCACGCTGGCTGGAGCGAGGAGGCTAAGCTTTCTGGCCTTGAACAACCCCAAAGAAGAGAAAACAGCACTGCTGTATGAATTAGTCAGTGTCAGG GAGGAGATGTCTGAGCTGCGGGGACTCATCAGGCTGAAGGAGAAGGAACGTCGTTCTCTGGTGGCCCAGAGGTGTCAGGGCTCAGCTGGGACTGCTATGGTACACAGCCTTCGAGTGGAACTGGAGGACAGGAGAGCAGAACAACAG AGGATAGAGGAGCATCGGACCAAGCTGGAAAGTGGAGCAGGAATTCCTGGGCCATGGTATCATGCCACCATGAGAGAACTTCAGGCAGTACGACAGAG GGAGCAGGCACTGAAGAGGAGAGTGACATCATTGCGAGAGTTGCTGGACACAGCGATGCAGAACTGGACcacacacaggagagaaaacAAGGAGGAAGTGGTCCGCCTCTTGCTCTGTCACAA taaagccatgagtgcataTAGGAGCGCTCGCAAAAAGCACCACGAGCAGCTGTGGAGGATCGAGCGACAAATGACAGCCATGCAGGAACATCATGAGTCTCGACTGGCTGAACTCAAAACCACGTTGGAGGCGCTAGAGTGGAAGAAGGAGGAGACAGTGCTCTAA